A DNA window from Tamandua tetradactyla isolate mTamTet1 chromosome 22, mTamTet1.pri, whole genome shotgun sequence contains the following coding sequences:
- the ANXA5 gene encoding annexin A5 isoform X1, translating into MAQVVKGTVVAFPGFDERADAEALRKAMKGLGTDEEAILTLLTSRSNAQRQQITAAFKTLFGRDLLDDLKSELTGKFEKLIVALMKPSHLYDAYELKHALKGAGTDEKVLTEIIASRTPEELRAIKQVYEEEYGSSLEDDVVGDTSGYYQRMLVVLLQANRDPDGRVDEAQVEQDAQALFQAGELKWGTDEEKFITIFGTRSTSHLRRVFDKYMTISGFQIEESIDRETSGNLEQLLLAVVKSIRSIPAYLAETLYYAMKGAGTDDHTLIRVIVSRSEIDLFNIRKEFRKNFATSLYSMIKSDTSGDYKKALLLLCGGED; encoded by the exons GTTGTCAAGGGCACGGTGGTGGCCTTCCCGGGATTTGACGAGCGCGCTGACGCAGAAGCTCTTCGCAAGGCTATGAAGGGCCTGG GCACCGACGAGGAGGCCATCCTGACTCTGCTCACGTCCCGAAGCAATGCTCAGCGCCAGCAAATCACTGCGGCTTTTAAAACTCTGTTTGGCAGG GACCTTCTGGATGACCTGAAGTCAGAACTGACCGGAAAGTTTGAGAAGTTAATTGTGGCTCTGATGAAACCGTCTCACCTTTACGACGCCTATGAGCTGAAGCATGCACTCAAG GGAGCTGGGACAGATGAGAAAGTCCTGACCGAAATTATTGCTTCCAGGACACCTGAAGAACTGAGAGCTATAAAACAAGTTTATGAAGAAG AATACGGCTCGAGCCTGGAGGACGACGTGGTAGGAGACACTTCCGGGTACTACCAGCGGATGTTGGTGGTTCTCCTTCAG GCTAATAGAGACCCTGATGGTAGAGTTGATGAGGCCCAGGTGGAGCAAGATGCTCAG GCCTTATTTCAAGCTGGAGAACTGAAATGGGGGACAGATGAAGAGAAGTTTATCACCATTTTTGGAACACGAAGCACATCTCATTTGAGAAGGG TGTTTGACAAATACATGACTATATCTGGATTTCAAATCGAGGAGTCCATTGATCGGGAGACTTCTGGGAATTTGGAGCAGCTACTCCTTGCTGTTG tgaAATCTATTCGAAGTATACCCGCCTACCTTGCAGAAACCCTCTACTATGCTATGAAA gGAGCCGGGACTGATGATCATACCCTCATCCGAGTCATCGTTTCCAGGAGTGAGATTGATCTGTTCAACATTCGGAAGGAGTTCAGGAAGAATTTTGCCACCTCTCTTTATTCCATGATTAAG AGCGACACATCTGGGGACTACAAGAAGGCTCTCCTGCTGCTGTGTGGAGGGGAAGACTGA
- the ANXA5 gene encoding annexin A5 isoform X2, producing MVVKGTVVAFPGFDERADAEALRKAMKGLGTDEEAILTLLTSRSNAQRQQITAAFKTLFGRDLLDDLKSELTGKFEKLIVALMKPSHLYDAYELKHALKGAGTDEKVLTEIIASRTPEELRAIKQVYEEEYGSSLEDDVVGDTSGYYQRMLVVLLQANRDPDGRVDEAQVEQDAQALFQAGELKWGTDEEKFITIFGTRSTSHLRRVFDKYMTISGFQIEESIDRETSGNLEQLLLAVVKSIRSIPAYLAETLYYAMKGAGTDDHTLIRVIVSRSEIDLFNIRKEFRKNFATSLYSMIKSDTSGDYKKALLLLCGGED from the exons ATG GTTGTCAAGGGCACGGTGGTGGCCTTCCCGGGATTTGACGAGCGCGCTGACGCAGAAGCTCTTCGCAAGGCTATGAAGGGCCTGG GCACCGACGAGGAGGCCATCCTGACTCTGCTCACGTCCCGAAGCAATGCTCAGCGCCAGCAAATCACTGCGGCTTTTAAAACTCTGTTTGGCAGG GACCTTCTGGATGACCTGAAGTCAGAACTGACCGGAAAGTTTGAGAAGTTAATTGTGGCTCTGATGAAACCGTCTCACCTTTACGACGCCTATGAGCTGAAGCATGCACTCAAG GGAGCTGGGACAGATGAGAAAGTCCTGACCGAAATTATTGCTTCCAGGACACCTGAAGAACTGAGAGCTATAAAACAAGTTTATGAAGAAG AATACGGCTCGAGCCTGGAGGACGACGTGGTAGGAGACACTTCCGGGTACTACCAGCGGATGTTGGTGGTTCTCCTTCAG GCTAATAGAGACCCTGATGGTAGAGTTGATGAGGCCCAGGTGGAGCAAGATGCTCAG GCCTTATTTCAAGCTGGAGAACTGAAATGGGGGACAGATGAAGAGAAGTTTATCACCATTTTTGGAACACGAAGCACATCTCATTTGAGAAGGG TGTTTGACAAATACATGACTATATCTGGATTTCAAATCGAGGAGTCCATTGATCGGGAGACTTCTGGGAATTTGGAGCAGCTACTCCTTGCTGTTG tgaAATCTATTCGAAGTATACCCGCCTACCTTGCAGAAACCCTCTACTATGCTATGAAA gGAGCCGGGACTGATGATCATACCCTCATCCGAGTCATCGTTTCCAGGAGTGAGATTGATCTGTTCAACATTCGGAAGGAGTTCAGGAAGAATTTTGCCACCTCTCTTTATTCCATGATTAAG AGCGACACATCTGGGGACTACAAGAAGGCTCTCCTGCTGCTGTGTGGAGGGGAAGACTGA